One part of the Clostridium thermosuccinogenes genome encodes these proteins:
- the tnpA gene encoding IS66 family insertion sequence element accessory protein TnpA produces the protein MTKADLYQKWASIIAEYKSSGQTQTSFCKSAGISLRQLSYWLRKERQNGIIQSESPKWIPVEVDHKEHTGKGQSIEIKFGPAEVQVKPGFDQKHLLDVLMVLRELC, from the coding sequence ATGACCAAAGCAGATCTTTATCAAAAATGGGCATCCATAATTGCAGAGTACAAATCCAGCGGACAGACGCAAACTTCATTTTGCAAATCCGCGGGGATAAGTCTTCGTCAGTTAAGCTACTGGTTGAGAAAAGAAAGACAAAACGGAATCATACAATCAGAATCTCCCAAATGGATTCCGGTAGAAGTAGATCATAAAGAGCATACAGGCAAAGGCCAATCAATCGAAATCAAATTTGGCCCAGCTGAAGTTCAAGTCAAACCAGGCTTTGACCAGAAGCATCTGTTGGATGTGCTAATGGTGCTGAGGGAATTATGCTGA
- the tnpB gene encoding IS66 family insertion sequence element accessory protein TnpB (TnpB, as the term is used for proteins encoded by IS66 family insertion elements, is considered an accessory protein, since TnpC, encoded by a neighboring gene, is a DDE family transposase.): MLSIAGTDKVYLACGSTDMRKSIDGLAAIVQQSFALDPFSSCLFVFCNKKRDKLKILQWEHNGFWLYYRRLEKGKFQWPKESCGTPMKVGVRELGWLLDGLSLEQKQAHKKVTVSAVI; the protein is encoded by the coding sequence ATGCTGAGCATAGCCGGCACCGACAAGGTCTACCTTGCCTGTGGAAGTACCGACATGCGTAAGTCTATCGATGGCCTGGCTGCCATCGTCCAGCAAAGCTTCGCATTAGACCCCTTCTCGTCTTGTCTATTTGTGTTCTGCAATAAAAAACGTGATAAGCTTAAAATCCTCCAATGGGAACATAATGGTTTCTGGCTATATTACCGGAGGCTTGAAAAAGGCAAATTCCAATGGCCTAAAGAAAGTTGCGGCACTCCAATGAAGGTTGGTGTCCGTGAACTGGGTTGGCTGCTGGATGGACTATCCTTGGAGCAGAAGCAGGCACACAAAAAAGTGACAGTAAGTGCAGTAATATGA
- the tnpC gene encoding IS66 family transposase: protein MENTVKSTVTIEKLQTEIEILKQEKAELEAKLKWFEEQFRLHQHKLFGRSSEKTEVPEQLNLFNEAESEAKPAVPEPTLEEITYKRRKKQGHREEMLKDIPVETIEYRLPEEEQVCDCCGGKLHEMSKEVRREIEIIPAQVRVKEHVQYVYGCRNCEKNEISTPIVTAPMPKPALPGSLASASAIAHVMTEKFVKGLPLYRQEQDWERMGIEISRQTMANWMIQSSDRWLRPIYERMREHLQQRDILHSDDTTLQVLKEPGRAADSTSYMWLYRTGREGPPIILYDYQTTRAGKHPKKFLEGFKGYLHTDGYDGYSGMPGIIQVGCWAHARRYFVDALKAMPPKKDDKPTVTEEGLAFCNNLFEIEKMLHDVTPEERYEGRLKHSRPVLDKFKEWLKYWSPRVTPKSSLGKAIQYCRNQWDKLEAFMLDGRLEIDNNRSERSIKPFVIGRKNWLFSNTPKGANASATIYSIVETAKENGLNPFEYLTYLFERLPNINIKDQHALDTLLPWSANLPGHCKVPNK from the coding sequence ATGGAAAACACAGTGAAATCAACGGTTACAATAGAAAAACTCCAAACAGAAATTGAAATATTGAAGCAGGAAAAAGCCGAGCTTGAAGCAAAACTCAAATGGTTTGAAGAACAATTCCGGCTGCATCAGCATAAGCTTTTTGGGCGTTCAAGTGAAAAGACGGAAGTCCCTGAACAGCTAAATCTTTTCAACGAGGCGGAATCAGAAGCCAAGCCTGCAGTTCCCGAACCAACATTAGAGGAAATTACATATAAACGTCGTAAAAAGCAGGGGCACAGAGAAGAAATGCTTAAAGACATTCCTGTAGAGACCATAGAGTATCGCTTGCCTGAAGAAGAGCAGGTTTGTGATTGCTGTGGCGGCAAACTGCATGAAATGAGCAAGGAAGTAAGGCGGGAAATAGAAATTATTCCGGCTCAGGTGCGTGTAAAGGAACATGTGCAGTATGTATATGGCTGCCGTAATTGCGAGAAGAATGAAATATCTACACCGATAGTAACAGCCCCAATGCCAAAGCCGGCACTTCCTGGAAGCCTGGCTTCGGCATCCGCCATAGCTCATGTAATGACGGAGAAATTTGTAAAAGGGCTTCCTCTTTATCGTCAAGAGCAGGACTGGGAGAGGATGGGGATTGAAATATCCAGGCAAACCATGGCGAACTGGATGATACAAAGCTCCGACAGGTGGCTGCGGCCGATATATGAACGAATGCGGGAACACTTGCAGCAAAGGGACATCCTCCATTCCGATGATACTACCCTCCAAGTACTCAAGGAACCCGGGCGAGCCGCAGATTCAACCTCCTACATGTGGCTATACCGGACCGGCCGGGAAGGGCCTCCGATTATTCTTTATGACTACCAAACTACCAGGGCTGGCAAACATCCTAAAAAATTTCTTGAAGGATTCAAAGGTTACCTTCATACGGATGGGTATGATGGTTATAGTGGCATGCCCGGAATCATCCAGGTTGGTTGCTGGGCACATGCAAGGCGTTATTTTGTCGACGCCTTAAAAGCCATGCCTCCAAAAAAAGATGACAAGCCCACAGTAACAGAAGAAGGTTTGGCATTTTGCAATAACTTGTTTGAGATAGAAAAAATGCTTCATGATGTTACACCGGAAGAAAGATATGAGGGCCGATTGAAACACAGCCGACCAGTGCTTGATAAATTCAAGGAATGGCTCAAATACTGGAGTCCAAGAGTAACTCCCAAAAGTTCATTAGGAAAAGCAATCCAATACTGCCGGAACCAGTGGGACAAGCTGGAGGCCTTTATGCTGGACGGCAGGCTAGAGATTGATAACAACCGAAGTGAACGGTCGATAAAGCCTTTTGTAATCGGGAGGAAGAATTGGCTGTTTAGCAACACGCCTAAAGGAGCCAATGCCAGCGCAACAATTTACAGTATTGTGGAGACGGCAAAAGAGAATGGGTTGAACCCGTTTGAATATCTTACTTATCTCTTTGAACGTCTACCGAATATAAATATCAAGGATCAACATGCATTAGACACCTTGTTGCCATGGTCAGCAAATCTTCCGGGTCATTGCAAAGTGCCCAATAAATAA
- a CDS encoding DUF262 domain-containing protein, with the protein MSKTIDVDQYKRYKLNKSLPESVTIDDIINDMQKSRFLIRPPYQRSEVLNVQKASYLLESIMLGIQIPPIFIYKRNNKVKEVIDGQQRLLTILGFLGKSYIDENGNFSLSQKDRFKLIKLRILSELNGKNIDTLDEKYIDKIYDFPIDIVEIEQEQNPDFNEIDLFLRLNTKPYPIKENTFEMWNAYADKDIIMAIKALTEKYVGVVFRAKDSRMKNEELVTSLAYIDFKLSREHSCITDVLNVYKRYGRISARIIKKESITRTLSDVSNSNPLTFLQSVKNIEVFAKKVLALIDNDSSKMNGLFSHKRKGTQCKTDQNFYFLWVMLKNITIEDICNRKREIFSKISYKFSILQNTPEDYTVEMFLTDLGSI; encoded by the coding sequence ATGAGTAAGACCATAGACGTTGATCAGTACAAGCGGTATAAATTAAACAAATCGTTACCTGAGTCTGTAACTATTGACGATATCATTAATGATATGCAAAAATCACGCTTTTTAATTAGACCTCCGTATCAGAGGTCAGAAGTATTGAATGTTCAAAAGGCATCATACCTGTTAGAAAGCATAATGTTAGGCATTCAAATACCCCCTATATTCATTTATAAAAGGAACAATAAGGTAAAAGAAGTTATTGATGGGCAACAAAGATTATTAACAATTCTTGGGTTTTTAGGCAAATCATACATAGATGAAAACGGAAACTTTTCTCTATCCCAAAAAGATCGTTTTAAACTTATAAAACTTAGGATTCTTTCTGAATTAAATGGTAAGAACATTGATACTCTTGATGAAAAATATATAGATAAAATTTATGATTTTCCCATTGATATTGTGGAGATAGAACAAGAACAAAATCCTGACTTCAATGAAATTGATTTATTCCTCAGATTAAATACAAAACCTTATCCTATAAAAGAAAATACTTTTGAAATGTGGAATGCATATGCAGATAAGGATATAATAATGGCGATTAAAGCACTTACTGAAAAGTATGTTGGTGTTGTTTTTAGAGCAAAAGATTCGCGCATGAAAAATGAAGAACTTGTAACTTCACTGGCTTATATAGATTTCAAATTATCACGTGAACACTCATGCATTACAGATGTACTTAATGTATATAAACGTTATGGTCGCATTAGTGCACGAATTATAAAAAAGGAGAGTATAACCCGCACCCTTAGCGATGTATCAAATAGTAATCCATTGACTTTCTTACAATCTGTTAAAAATATTGAAGTATTTGCCAAGAAAGTTCTTGCATTAATTGATAATGATAGTTCTAAAATGAATGGCCTTTTTTCACATAAACGTAAAGGCACGCAGTGCAAAACAGATCAAAATTTCTATTTTCTTTGGGTGATGCTTAAAAACATTACTATTGAAGACATATGTAATAGAAAACGTGAAATATTTTCAAAAATATCTTATAAGTTTTCCATACTTCAAAACACGCCAGAAGATTATACGGTAGAAATGTTTCTGACTGATTTGGGGAGTATTTAG
- a CDS encoding transposase, which translates to MRSTKNCISDITVAKHGIHDIITELVRKFNLDKFLFPEKYTLVFVAACMGIILFNNPTATYIAQKLYWVSHDAITRLLPLLSINNTNIMILFIQAIQSQTAGLGYLIIDDVIIRKPFGKSIFPTSYVYDHTNNRYVWGMHIVVLLWSNGWIKIPVAFRIWKPEEKCEEYHTKVELAIRMISFAHKFGLAAEYVTFDTWYSCKELLQKLSECGYHYVCMIKNNRKVLYNNRVNFNVKTISLLFSKKQYRYYPGTGFYIKALSVILPGVGNTMMAIVKNGYNASIQNTRFIITDLPGVAAQDILKKYLCRWDIEVFFRDIKQFLNFEKVQVRSIRKLEGHFSLVFITSVFVQILQIQNNLNTMGETISFLQDIVQVKVNGIVYIINVTSKDRTGKEVNTVSNPLATTIWDKLSA; encoded by the coding sequence ATGAGGTCTACCAAAAATTGCATTTCCGACATAACCGTTGCCAAGCACGGCATTCACGATATTATTACTGAACTGGTGAGAAAGTTCAATTTGGATAAGTTTTTGTTCCCTGAGAAGTATACACTGGTCTTCGTTGCAGCATGTATGGGTATAATCCTGTTTAATAATCCTACAGCAACATATATTGCGCAGAAGCTGTACTGGGTATCCCATGATGCCATAACAAGGCTGCTGCCGTTGCTTTCTATTAATAACACAAATATCATGATCCTGTTCATCCAGGCAATACAGTCACAAACGGCTGGTCTTGGATATTTGATCATCGATGATGTGATTATCAGGAAGCCTTTCGGCAAGAGCATTTTCCCGACATCTTATGTATACGATCACACAAATAATCGGTATGTCTGGGGAATGCACATTGTAGTCCTTCTATGGTCTAATGGTTGGATTAAAATCCCCGTGGCGTTTCGGATATGGAAACCGGAAGAAAAGTGTGAAGAATATCATACCAAGGTTGAACTAGCCATACGTATGATATCCTTCGCCCACAAATTTGGTTTGGCTGCCGAATACGTCACATTCGACACCTGGTATTCCTGTAAAGAGCTCCTGCAAAAGCTCTCAGAGTGCGGTTACCACTATGTCTGCATGATAAAGAATAACCGCAAAGTGCTGTACAACAACAGGGTTAACTTTAACGTTAAGACCATAAGCCTGCTGTTTAGCAAGAAACAGTACAGGTACTACCCCGGTACAGGCTTCTACATCAAGGCTTTATCGGTAATCTTACCTGGTGTGGGTAACACCATGATGGCAATAGTCAAAAACGGCTATAACGCATCTATCCAAAACACCAGATTTATCATTACTGACTTGCCCGGTGTAGCTGCTCAAGACATCCTCAAGAAATACCTTTGCCGTTGGGACATTGAAGTATTCTTCAGAGACATCAAGCAGTTTCTGAACTTTGAAAAAGTTCAAGTCCGGTCTATTAGAAAACTTGAGGGTCACTTCTCCTTGGTGTTCATAACTTCTGTATTCGTGCAGATTTTGCAGATACAGAATAATTTGAATACCATGGGTGAAACCATCAGCTTCCTGCAGGACATTGTCCAGGTTAAAGTCAACGGTATTGTGTACATTATTAATGTAACATCCAAAGACCGGACAGGTAAAGAGGTAAATACTGTCTCAAATCCTCTCGCAACAACCATTTGGGACAAATTAAGTGCGTGA
- a CDS encoding DUF262 domain-containing protein yields MAGIELDYNDITQIFRENLKIENLVKTIQSIFLNSRYSSKIDYKPYFQRNYVWDDEKATYFIESILLGTEIPPLVLFQTKRANEVIDGRQRYETIQRFLNDRLILKEEGLRSLKALAGKRYSLLDEEIKESFENTRLRILQFSVVNEPSLSEEKEDKIKKEIFRRYNSGIMSLQKEEIERAAYIHDTLSNHFYKCINCDGDLFSDLVSLFLPKSKMKAQKRDKINVLLTRIRTLLTLPRVPISSYAHGSSKPDIIRKYYYIFVYNDSPDETLYKFKEVIKVLKQIQTELRKQKHFLSESSLFYEVVFWALYLIPLEKFNKNEIFSFCNCIANAENISYFWDGIDADNNSIKMIFEPTGSHYYKCKRQIAPTFDLAGA; encoded by the coding sequence ATGGCAGGCATTGAACTTGATTATAACGACATTACTCAAATATTTCGTGAAAACTTAAAAATTGAGAATCTTGTTAAAACGATTCAGTCCATTTTTCTTAATTCTCGGTATTCAAGTAAAATTGACTATAAACCGTATTTCCAGCGAAACTATGTCTGGGATGATGAAAAGGCTACCTATTTCATTGAAAGCATCCTTCTCGGAACTGAAATTCCTCCTTTGGTCCTATTTCAGACTAAGCGAGCTAATGAAGTAATTGATGGTCGTCAACGCTACGAAACGATTCAGCGCTTTCTAAATGATAGACTAATACTAAAGGAAGAAGGGCTTCGTAGTCTAAAAGCTCTTGCAGGGAAACGATATAGTTTACTGGATGAGGAGATAAAAGAATCTTTTGAAAATACACGTCTTCGAATTTTACAATTCAGTGTAGTAAATGAGCCTTCCTTGAGTGAAGAGAAAGAAGATAAAATAAAGAAAGAAATCTTTCGAAGGTATAATTCAGGAATTATGTCATTGCAAAAAGAAGAAATTGAGCGTGCAGCTTATATTCATGATACGTTATCAAATCATTTTTATAAGTGTATTAATTGTGATGGTGATTTGTTTTCTGATTTGGTTAGTTTATTTTTGCCCAAAAGTAAAATGAAAGCTCAAAAGCGTGATAAAATAAATGTTTTACTTACACGTATCAGGACTTTATTAACTTTGCCGCGGGTTCCAATTTCTAGTTATGCTCACGGAAGTTCGAAACCAGATATAATACGAAAATATTATTATATTTTCGTCTATAATGATTCACCAGATGAAACACTATATAAATTTAAAGAAGTCATTAAAGTTCTAAAACAGATTCAAACGGAATTAAGAAAGCAAAAGCACTTTTTGTCTGAAAGCTCGTTGTTTTATGAAGTAGTATTTTGGGCTCTTTACTTAATTCCATTGGAAAAATTTAATAAAAATGAAATTTTTTCTTTCTGTAACTGTATAGCGAATGCGGAAAATATCTCATATTTTTGGGACGGCATTGATGCTGATAATAATAGTATTAAGATGATATTTGAACCAACAGGCAGTCACTATTATAAATGTAAGCGTCAAATAGCCCCCACCTTTGATTTAGCAGGGGCATAA